In one Notolabrus celidotus isolate fNotCel1 chromosome 1, fNotCel1.pri, whole genome shotgun sequence genomic region, the following are encoded:
- the LOC117820170 gene encoding uncharacterized protein LOC117820170: protein MQAIQAAFQTIVEGCRLQILLPCHNKLVEPSLSTTQSLSGNLVKKLFHQKCIYVRPDKVLSKEDGDDVESEFSGGESSLTKSSDITDIQETDECGIGGTSEEVASTISTVEPQSLSHTMSSFSDGDEVIWCVGPSDTQDVSTDSTSILAHGPTHPSASGSSDTSYSTYLGLFEEEYLSDDPDIQEEMSRSLECNTSDFNYT from the exons ATGCAGGCAATACAGGCAGCCTTTCAGACAATTGTGGAGGGATGCAG GCTTCAAATCCTGCTCCCATGCCACAATAAACTTGTTGAGCCATCTCTCAGCACAACACAATCGTTGAGTGGAAACCTAGTGAAAAAACTGTTTCACCAGAAGTGCATTTATGTAAGACCTGACAAAGTCCTTTCGAAAGAGGATGGAGATGATGTCGAATCT GAATTTTCTGGTGGTGAAAGTAGCCTCACCAAAAGTTCTGATATCACAGACAttcaagaaacagatgaatgtg GAATTGGAGGTACTTCAGAAGAAGTTGCCTCAACCATTTCCACTGTTGAGCCCCAGTCCCTCTCCCATACTATGTCTTCCTTTTCTGATGGTGATGAGGTTATCTGGTGTGTTGGTCCCTCTGACACGCAAGATGTATCTACTGACAGTACCTCTATTCTTGCCCATGGTCCCACCCATCCTAGTGCATCTGGCTCATCTGATACATCCTACAG TACATACCTTGGTCTGTTTGAGGAAGAATACCTCTCTGATGATCCTGATATTCAGGAAGAAATGTCAAGGTCTTTGGAATGTAATACGAGTGACTTTAATTACACCTGA